In Gracilibacillus salitolerans, the sequence CTCGTAACCAAATATTAGTTGCTATTCCAAACATTATCTGTTATGCTAAGTATAGATTATTTTTGTTCGGTGTTGGTCTGAGAGGAAAGAGTAAATTTTGCGCTTTTCACCTTTTATCTAAATTGAGCAATAATAGTATTAAATTGTGGAAATATCCACATAGGAGGAAATTATTATGCAACAAGGTACAGTTAAATGGTTTAATGCAGATAAAGGTTTCGGTTTTATCGAAGTAGAAGGTGGCGAAGATTTATTCGTACATTTCTCAGCTATTCAAGGTGACGGTTTTAAAACTTTAGAAGAAGGTCAAACGGTTACGTTTGATACTGAAGAAGGTCAACGTGGACTTCAAGCTACTAACGTTAATAAAGCATAATAAAGTAATGATTAAAGGGCTCTATCCATAGAGTCCTTTTTCTTTTTTAGTAGAGAGAATAAACTTTCCTCCATTGCATAAGTGCAACTAACTTAGGCTTTTGCCATTCAGTTTAATGATAATCTAAGTAATCCAATCCTTTACAGACGAAGAGCCTAGGTTACGCAACAAGTTAAAGGTGCGTTCGCTCTTCTTATATTTGAATATGATTAATGGTCTGCGCAAATAGTATAAGTAAATCTAACATAAATGAGGGTAACAAATGAACGAAATAAATTTTGAGAGCTATCAATTAAGTGATGAAATAAAAAAAGCACTAGATGTATTAAAATACAATACGCCTACAAAGGTACAAAGTGAAGTTATTCCACGAGTATTGGAAAATCAAGATTTAATAGTGAAATCTCAAACCGGAAGTGGAAAGACTGCTGCTTTTGGTATTCCTATCTGTGAAAAAATGGTATGGGAGGAAAATAAGCCACAAGCATTAGTGCTAACTCCAACAAGAGAGCTAGCTGCTCAAGTTCGTGAAGATATAACCAATATCGGCAGATTTAAACGAATAAAAGCATTAGCTGTATATGGCAAAGAACCATTTGCTATTCAAAAGGATGAACTGAAACAAAAAACACATGTAGTTGTTGGTACACCAGGTCGAGTAATGGACCATATCGAACAAGAGACATTAGACTTAGAGCAAATAAAGTATCTTGTCATTGATGAAGCAGATGAAATGCTTAGGATGGGCTTTATAGATGAGGTAGAAGCTATCATCAAACAGGTACCACCAAACAGAATAACGATGTTATACTCTGCAACCATACCAAAAGAAATTGAAAAGCTCTGTCATAAATATATGCAAGATCCCATAAATGTCGAAATTTCAACAGAGGTCACAACTGACCGTATTGAGCACAGTTTATTTGAAGTGAAAAAAGATTTAAAAATGGATCTACTCAAGGATGTGACCATTGTTGAAAATCCAGATAGTTGTATTATCTTTTGCAACACACAAGATCAAGTAAAGGAAGTATGGACTGAACTAGAACAAGCTCATTACGCTTGTGAACAGATTCATGGTGGACTAGAGCAAGAAAAACGATTTGCTGTAATGGAAGGCTTTAAAATGGGGGAATTTCGTTATCTTGTAGCAACAGATGTAGCTGCAAGAGGCATAGATGTGGATAATGTGTCTCTCGTTATTAACTTTGATGTTCCAATGGAAAAGGAAAGCTATGTACACCGAACAGGAAGAACAGGTCGTGCAGGTAATAAAGGGAAAGCAATCACATTTGCAGCTGATTTTGAAGGGAAATACTTACGACCAATAGAGAAATATATTGGTTTTGCGCTCCGTAGACGGGAGCTACCTTCGAAAGAGGAAGTAAGGGAAGTAAAAGTAGACTTCGATAAAAAAATGACGGAAAGACGCATTGTGAAAAATAATAAAACAGCGAGAATTAATCAAGATATTATGAAGCTACACTTTAATGGCGGTAAAAAGAAAAAAATCCGGGCGGTGGATCTTGTCGGTACTATTTCCAATATACCAAATGTCACAGCAGATGATATCGGGATTATTACCATTAAAGATAATTGGTCTTATGTTGATATTTTGAATGGCAAAGGATCTTTAGTTTTGGAAGCGATGGAACATACAAAAGTCAAAGGTAAAAGATTAAAAGTAAGTAAAGCGATGAAATAGAATATCTAACGCTGTATGATTAACTTTAATTACTAAATCGCAAAATTAAGTCCTAAATTGAATAATGAGTAGTTTTTCCGGCTAAGGTTATTTTGACTTTGGCCTTTTTATTTGTTTTTTTACTTAAAAACTTCGATCTATATATAGTGTTGGATAGAAAATGGAATGGCCATATAATGTGTTCAGGGTTACAAGCGTCTGTGGTATAATATACTGGTTGCTTTTCTGCACACGTATAGAAAGAACAAATTGGAACATGATATCCCTTTTCTAAATGGATTGTACAAGCTTATATTTTTTTGATAAGTTCGAAGGTTCATATGGAGTCAAGCGGTTAATTGCTTGACTATTCCGTATTAATAAAAGCATAGAGAATCCAGTTGCTCTGGAACCATAAATCAAATGCGTTCTTTTTTTCATAATAAAAGGGAAATAAAAATGCGGGTTCTAGATTTTTAAAGGAGAGCTTAATAGGATGAAAGACTTTTATATTGATTGTCTAAAAAGGTTAAAAAGGACAGAAGGAGATGGATGGAAAATGATTACGATAGATGGGGTAGTAGGTGTAGGAAAAACAACTTTAATGGATATAGTTGTAGAAGAGTTAGGGTATACACCATTTGAAGAACCCGTTGTGAATAATCCGATTTTAGATAGATTTTATTATGACCGGGAACGGTACAGTTTTCCGTTACAAGTATTCTTCTTAAATGAGCGTTTCAAACATATAAAAAATGCTAGTAAACTTAACCAGGCTGTACTGGACCGTTCGATTTATGGAGATGTTATTTTTGCAAAAATGCTAAAAGATAGCGGAGAAATGTCTGAAGAAGAATTCAACATTTATTTAAGTTTATTCAAAAATATGATAGAACATTGTCAACCTCCAGCATTAATGATATACCTTGAAATATCAACAGATGAAGCGATTCGTCGTATTAACAAACGTGGCAGAAGCTATGAAGTCGATACGGAAGATGCGTATTGGGAAAGGTTGAATAAAGAGTACAAAGAATATTTTGAAGTATATGACGCTTCACCTGTTTTGAAAATTAATGTAGATAGATTGGATTTTGAGAACAATCCAGCAGATCGTGAATATGTCATAGCTCAAATAAAAAAAGAATTAGATGTACTAAACGTATAGAAGTTAAAATACGAGAGTATAGTG encodes:
- a CDS encoding cold-shock protein, with protein sequence MQQGTVKWFNADKGFGFIEVEGGEDLFVHFSAIQGDGFKTLEEGQTVTFDTEEGQRGLQATNVNKA
- a CDS encoding DEAD/DEAH box helicase codes for the protein MNEINFESYQLSDEIKKALDVLKYNTPTKVQSEVIPRVLENQDLIVKSQTGSGKTAAFGIPICEKMVWEENKPQALVLTPTRELAAQVREDITNIGRFKRIKALAVYGKEPFAIQKDELKQKTHVVVGTPGRVMDHIEQETLDLEQIKYLVIDEADEMLRMGFIDEVEAIIKQVPPNRITMLYSATIPKEIEKLCHKYMQDPINVEISTEVTTDRIEHSLFEVKKDLKMDLLKDVTIVENPDSCIIFCNTQDQVKEVWTELEQAHYACEQIHGGLEQEKRFAVMEGFKMGEFRYLVATDVAARGIDVDNVSLVINFDVPMEKESYVHRTGRTGRAGNKGKAITFAADFEGKYLRPIEKYIGFALRRRELPSKEEVREVKVDFDKKMTERRIVKNNKTARINQDIMKLHFNGGKKKKIRAVDLVGTISNIPNVTADDIGIITIKDNWSYVDILNGKGSLVLEAMEHTKVKGKRLKVSKAMK
- a CDS encoding deoxynucleoside kinase, with product MKDFYIDCLKRLKRTEGDGWKMITIDGVVGVGKTTLMDIVVEELGYTPFEEPVVNNPILDRFYYDRERYSFPLQVFFLNERFKHIKNASKLNQAVLDRSIYGDVIFAKMLKDSGEMSEEEFNIYLSLFKNMIEHCQPPALMIYLEISTDEAIRRINKRGRSYEVDTEDAYWERLNKEYKEYFEVYDASPVLKINVDRLDFENNPADREYVIAQIKKELDVLNV